The following nucleotide sequence is from Acyrthosiphon pisum isolate AL4f chromosome A2, pea_aphid_22Mar2018_4r6ur, whole genome shotgun sequence.
agagaatattttcaaaattattcttGAGAATATTCTCTAAGCTAGAgaatatttggtaattttctttttcttcaataattcatAGATTGAACCCAAAGAAATCCAcatcataaacattatttaaataattacctatatgttttgtATAGTATGAgtgaagtaggtattataattgataatttataattcttggTATAGTTAACAAgtgacaactataataattatgtaggattagtaagtataaaattattataaatgtaaaataaactattattaatgtattttatacatgctACTATACTATAGTCAATAGATAACTAGAATAATActtaattcaatacatttttatagtaaaccaaaaaaaaaaatgtaaaaataatttgtgcaatgttttttaataattatgaaattaatgagGTAAAATTATTGAAGTAAATTACACTATCTTCTATTATCTATGGTCTGTACGACTATATTTGATACAATTCTACCACGAGTTCACGACTGATACCAGTGTTAATAACCTACAAATATAATCACATCACTATTCACAgtgacaatataaaattaaaaataagaaaattacccGGTAATAATTTGCAGAAGAATATTCTCGAGAATATTCTTTTAAGATATTCTCTTGTCGCATCACTAGGCGCTAGAATCACCCGCCTAATTTCGTTGGGCCGCACTAATAATCTAATGTTTTTNNNNNNNNNNNNNNNNNNNNNNNNNNNNNNNNNNNNNNNNNNNNNNNNNNNNNNNNNNNNNNNNNNNNNNNNNNNNNNNNNNNNNNNNNNNNNNNNNNNNNNNNNNNNNNNNNNNNNNNNNNNNNNNNNNNNNNNNNNNNNNNNNNNNNNNNNNNNNNNNNNNNNNNNNNNNNNNNNNNNNNNNNNNNNNNNNNNNNNNNNNNNNNNNNNNNNNNNNNNNNNNNNNNNNNNNNNNNNNNNNNNNNNNNNNNNNNNNNNNNNNNNNNNNNNNNNNNNNNNNNNNNNNNNNNNNNNNNNNNNNNNNNNNNNNNNNNNNNNNNNNNNNNNNNNNNNNNNNNNNNNNNNNNNNNNNNNNNNNNNNNNNNNNNNNNNNNNNNNNNNNNNNNNNNNNNNNNNNNNNNNNNNNNNNNNNNNNNNNNNNNNNNNNNNNNNNNNNNNNNNNNNNNNNNNNNNNNNNNNNNNNNNNNNNNNNNNNNNNNNNNNNNNNAAATGTCCCAGCTTGCCCCCCTGCGTGCGCCTATAACTATATGTGATTATTAGGAACTTTCAAACACTTGTTTTTACGCAAGGCtaacatatttatttgataacgaTCTGATTGTGATATTTGCCTTCTTAATGTCTTATTAATTTGGggttagttaatatattatatttttcaataatgtaaatgttactaactaaaatatattttattttcaagctaCTCTATTACATGAACTGTGGAAACTATATTCAGCTAACATTACACATTTCTGGGGATTGACATGATTCACTTTTGAAGCTGAACATCCAAAGCCACAATACTTGGCACGTTTAGATGGATCTAATCATACCTAAGTGAACATAGTCACAGGGAATGCCAAAGCAACGGTGACTCTGGAAGAATATTCCTGCTGCATTATTTAGCATTTCTGttcttttacttttaataaggtacttacattaattattaatttaatcaacttTTAAATCATCTTTGTTTTTAAGATTGTGGTTGCCATTGTTGCTGTGTTTGGAGCTGTGCTGTATGAATGTCTGCTTAAGCATCACTTAATCTAACAAATCAATCAGATTGGATGTGTACAtagagtattatatttattccaaCTACAGGAGCTATCATCAATTTGGTTTgcattcaattattaaattttgtaagtattttagattctgagcggagcgaggaagctattgtttttacaatggtgtttatttatttatttatttatttttatttttatatcctgtatacaaaatttctttcagaaggagtgtttcgatttcaacatataataccttgTCTTtcagcaaattggatcaagatggtactttagagaggtcatttttcgattttttcaatagttatttaacacGTTGAGCTCCGCTAGAAATGTCGAAGCATAGCCCGGGTCGCCGcaccaaaaatatgtttttacggaaaaaataaataaatattaacaaaaataaaaaccaattatattgTAAGCTTCTTGAGACAGTACCTGATCGcctacaatatatttcaaacgTTATCTCATCGCCATCAAAATTATGATTCATAAAAGCGAATTAATATTTGTCGACGGGTAGTCGACACCGGCGACCCGCGAAATGTTACCGATGTCGACTACCCGTCGACCGTGGCATTGAACGtgttaatgccacgggaaaaatcaccggaaaattaagaaaaaaaacgctaaaaatgggattttaatttctaacgctttgtttatcaccatagaaatgaataaaaaattataatatttcaatattaattcaacctacatgataaaataaataataacaaaatataaaatatccagactgacaaaccgtctccgctcagaatcgtttttcttatacaatgatattatattattgaattcaagtctaatacaaccgttatacaatgacccacttgtaatctactgtacagcagagcgacatccacttacctgctttatattttttaatttatataacaactAGCTATAGAAGCCTTGAAAgtagtaaatacataaaataaaaatggaaagataaatattttcatactcatttcattttagattctgagcagatcgatgaatgtattgtttttataatcaatatcatatatattgatatataatattgattttaacctATCTATGATATCTCTGGGCCTCCACGCGAGTTTTTCCCAGTGAGGCCCAGTAATCATacgattttagtttaaataaaataaataaataaatatcatatcatCATATTTTTGGAACCATACAAATGCTATgatattcatgtttaaaaattagttcaacctaccgtattaataatagaaaattaaatttctaatagtaatacaaatatataataaaatatcctttaaaatataggtaactctacttagaattgtttttctttttgtagtgtataatgatttatcatcgaattttaattttaatttaacacattcattataATCACTTACtcgattatttaatttactctaAAGCATAGggagttctttttttttaaattactatggtcattatattcatagaaataaaaaagttaatacttttttcatatactagaaaaatgttataagcTTTTTTAACACATTGACTGTCATGTAAACTTCCACagtcatttttaattcttaaactTTATATATTTGTGACCTCTGGCGCCCATAATTGATCATTACTACCTCACCACGTCATGACAAGGGTttcttaaacaatattttagctTACCTTGAAAGTGGTATCGCTTCATTGTCATCATcatttactaattatttgtgAATTCATACTAGACTATATATGTTAGTgtgttacattatttatttttataatattaacataatatttatgattatttttttttaacaatataatatttgagaaCTGTAATGTTGCTTTTGGTAtctaattttatgttgttagtGTCTTCTTTTCAAAACTACAACAAAAaccattaagaggatgtcaccacactatttgttttctctctatAGCCCACACGCAACAGAGATagaacgcatttacgcagaattattttttctatgtttttaagtaatcttagagtaatatcacccattacaaaaaacatagagaataatattttttagggaattacatatcgatttgtctaaatattatctcaaaacaatttaaacacaatttaaatttacgacatttttttgtttattttgaaagtcaaataacaataaaatataaaattgatatgtcattccctcaaaaatattattctctatcttttttgtaatagctgattttactctaagattacttaaaaacatagaaaaaatgattctgcgttaatgcgTTTTTTATATGTTGCGCGTAGACCAAAGAGAGAAAAAATACAGTGCGCTGACATCTTCTTAATCtaactgaaaatataattacctgTCTTCTATTTACTCTTCAGAAATGGAACACATGGATGGTATGTTGCACGGCGTCAATTCCCCACAAAgcttaaaatacaaataaataaagatcTTGAggacttattatttattgcttaaaattatgttttgttcaaCCGcactttttgtatattaatacatttattatatcaatctaAATTAGGGAGGCCCGACCTTTTTTATTCTGAGGgccatagaaaattaaaaatatatatatttaaaaataaaagaaggaaatttaaataccttggaaataattgtatttttatataatttgtttcaacTTAATAGTTAGATTTGGGTTGGGTATCGCTGATGTAAGTTATTATCTTGGGTTCATGGTTTTTAATAATGACTATGAagcaatttgatattttagatgGTAATCATTAACATGACATTTTGTCAATTCTTCACGCACAAAACACAAACAtgcttgttttaaataattatttaacttttataatttacatttatatataatttgtataaatgttgcTGATTATAATGACCCAAGATCttcattaaaaatagataagtttatattttgttatttatattattttaaatgttttttatggtCATATATATAGAatttcatggttttttttttactctttcaGCAtagttaataactaaaaaatacttcaatgaAACATGGATGTACTTTATTAGaatcaatcataatttattatactttaaataaccataaaaattaataaattgtaagtttttaatttaattattgatgcatcctcatttttaaaattctctGTTGcacatatattaaatagttataagttttaataattcttttgaaactatttttaatatttctgtactagtataatatttctcataattattatagtaaaacttCCATATAACAGTCACCAAAGGGACTGTAAATtatgaccgctatttagaggtgcccgtcctacagaggtaggACAACACTAGGAAAACACTAGATGGGACCAAAAAAtgtgcattattattgtttaatcatAATCTGCTTCTGAAAATGTCCAGAATTTAGAAGCAAAGTTTGAATCTTTGTTTTAGACTTTCAGTTATTACAGTCCTTCTGGATCTAACGATAGGTAAGTCTTTATAACAATTGACAACCTATTTAAttgaagttaattattatattataatcaaaaataaaataaaatatattataattaatgtaaaatatttaatacttaccaATAATCTAGGTGTATATTCTACACTGAAAATCGTtgtaaatactgaaaaattgaGCCAAAATAGGTAACATTACTGCAGTCtttaataataaccataaccattatatatatatttagcaaCCAATAGGGCCCCGAATTATATAGTGGCATGCTCAGGGAGGGATTGAAGGGGAAGTTAGGGGTTTATCCCCCTTCAATCATCTTTTTTTCCAACCATCAGAAaacaacttattagttattacagcatTTAgagtcattcatttttaataattgttaattttgttcgtTGGGGCAACAAGCTTGACATTTAATACGAGCctcctaataatatattgttacaattacagttgaaaaatatagaaaatacaattacaattttttttataagcatttcaaatttttacaaaatactttaaaatcacgaaaaaatacaaattattttgagttagaaatttataaaaaattttaattttaaagctaagatttgaaaatttaatacaagattctccataagtttgtctacctttatcaataaaaaaatgtctatctgaaagtcgaattaaatttttataagaattttaagttaaaattttacaatattggatattcactgaATTTCTCATGCACAGTTTTTCTTAtgttgttgtaattcaaaaacgaataggtaactgtaaaaatttgaaatctaCCTCATGTTACCAATTTCTATAttccataaaattttcaaaatattttactttttgcgCTGTTTACAGatcttttcaatttttttaattttttttttatttgtcagtacatttttatttgttgggttaaAGAGCGtgcaaatgtaatacaagactctttatatattcttacaatatcagttgaaaaatattaaaaatacttatgcacaattttttttgtaaaaaaaatatattataataattaaaatttgttacttttttttatcaggaAAAACTAACTTTACCATTTGGGGAAAATAATCCATTTGATGGTTTAGCTCATGGTGTCCATCTTAAATGATCAGATTCAATATGACTTCGTTTTTATGATTCTTTCCTCTTTATATGAATATCTACAATATTCCAGTcaatacatattgtaatttcGTTATAGATTTCCTCTACCATGTTAAGCGATTGGAATTTGGAAAGTGTCTGTTATATCTTGTCTCATTAaacctaaatttaaattgttattaatgttatgaTTGTCTCCCAAAATTCTTATTAAAAAGTTGCGAATTTGTTCTGTTATCtgttatatgaattaaatatcaaatatattttaacatattttcaatttttgataaaaactaaaatactattcaattgagaaaaaaatgttattgtaatattttttgactgcaaaaaaaatattatgttgataataatatattgttataataatataaaatgcacgttagaataacatttttactaaaatgtttttacaatattatacaagtgtCGTTAATATAATGAGATTGCTTTAgccaataaatattactaaaatgtttttataaaatttctgTTATCATGAGGAATTGAAATAGTAATATTTgtggattattattaattacttatataatattaaaataacataataataatatatttttgctatCTGGGTAATAACCTTCTCGTCTGTCGATatgaataataggtaaattttatCGAATTTATGTTTGATAATTAGGTATTTGAAACGGGTGTTTACTGATAAAAGAATCACGATtcctatagtatattttttattgtaacttCGAATTATGTAGGATGACAAGATTGTGTAAGTTTCCTCACCTCCTGTTCGCTTGTTAAAAgacaagaaaatataatatccaagGCTGAGCaagataatgatattttttaactcagttaagttaagttaaatatttttttcaattaaattaaaagtaaagttaatacacatttttgatacataaattaagttaacaaaTACTGTTAAATTAACTTCAATTAatcagttaaattaataattttaaaaaataattcatttatgaagtattatttaataaaataagtgattATCACTTGAATAGTGTGTAATCATCATTCATAGGTATATTACTGTTCAAACAATCTACGATGatcattattatactaataaattgaattaataactatagttatataatgagtaatgaataggtattaatatttatgaatgtaaTTCATGGCATCGATGTCTTCATTCGGGTGAGTAATGTTAttcctatattaatatcttaagtaacttattaatacaatatattatttttatataatattttatatattctgtgaacttataataatatttataaaccaaaaatccattgtaaacaaaatattattctggataataggaatattcaaaattaacttaattgggaatataaagaaaaatcatGAGTTGactttataagataatatatagagGCAAATGAGTTAATTTCAAGTTAATGTAGAGGTAAATGAGTTAAGTTAAAActatcttaacttttaacttagcttctaacttattaactcgttaattccaAGCCTTGAAActcaacttttaaacattcccgcctTTGAAAGCCTTATCACAAATTCTTATCActgaaataacttttattacatTACAAGATTGCTACTTTTATAAGTCTAAATTAAATGGactctccaaaatcggtacccacATTACAGCCAACCTGTAAGGGATCCGTTTGGCTCCCCCTTCTAGACCAGAGggctagtaaaataataaatatatttatatttccccACCATTGGTAATAGTGTAATAGTTTAtgcgttttaaaattatgttgtccACACTGTTACAGCGTCGTCACAGAATATCAACAGTATTGTTCTGTTCCGTACACAGATCCAACTCCGAGTTATTTGACTCATTCTACCGTATTACCTTCTGGCGAGCGTGACATCAATTTTTGTTTGTGAATTTTAGGCTTtataagattaattatttttctaataaattaatcttaCTAACACTTAGTTAagattttttgatttcattCACCTAACCTACGAGTTTCTTCATCAATCATGGAATCGAACGTGAGTAAAGCTAACCTACATATTTATCTCTTATATAACGATGGCAGTCATTGTATTGGTGACCGAAGTAGGCTATCTAGTATTTTCATGTATCTGTGTGTAAACCTTGCAAATTTGACATATTATGGCGACCGTTCATCGGTGATGACATCAAGTTGGCTATCTAGTcgttttatatatctgtgaccCTAAccttagtgtttttttttttactgtaggaGCCAGTACAAaccagaaaattatttattggtgGTTTAGACTACTCCGCGACAGAAGATTCACTAAGAAATACATTTGAGGTATGGGGTGAAATTGTAGATGTTGTTGTCATCAAAGACCCCATAACAAAGAGGTGACCatctttttattgttttgtttaacatttaactagctattaatcattttaataattaaaaatacagatcTAGAGGATTTGGCTTTGTGATCTATTCTAAATCGTCTATGGTTGATCGAGCCATGTCAAACGGGCCACATAATGTAAATGGTCGTAACGTGGAAACCAAGCGAGCAGTATCACGTGACGTATGagatttacataaaatattgttacacaCAATTTGTAaacaatgaatttttaaaattaattttaatgaactactatttttaatttttcaaatattaaatatacattaatcatatatttttaaaaatagtaaacatattttgtattattaatcttaaaaatattttatttttatgatctcAGGATATTGATAAGCCTAATAGCAAAATtgctgtaaaaaaaatgttcatttatgGTATAAAAGAACAATCAGAAATCAATCTTgtcgaatattttaaaaagtttggaaatatcattcatataaaaattgtaacagCTAAAAATTCAGGTGAAAGAAAAGGATATGGATTTATTGAGTATGATAATACCATTTCAGTTGACCAAGCTACTCGTGAGTaactttaataatcattaaaattaaaactcaaatatatatttgttgaaatGTAGGAATCAAAAGTCATCTAGTCGCTGGAAGAAAATTGGAAGTGTCAAAAGCATTTACTCAAACTGATATCTCAGGTTATCGCAGTGGTCGATATAGCGGTAATGGTGATAATGGAGTTAATAGAAGTAGCAGGAGAGTAAATTCACGATACGGAAAATGGCGAGGATATCATAACAGTAATTATGAaactatacacatttatttacatCTATATTTTGCatacattcaatatttaaatatcaattaaatgtttttggAGGTTATGGAATTAATAGAACTAGAGGAGGATATGGCTCTGTCGGAGGCGGTGATGGGTATATCGGTAGTGCAGGTGTGTACAATTCAAATCCTGGTAGAGCTTGGCAAGATGTTCATCAAAGATtggattacaataatatagtacatgGCAACCTAATAGGTAGTGGTTGGGAAGGAAATCCTGGTAGAGCCTGGCAAGGTGTTCATCAAAGATTGGGTTACAATAATCCAGTACATGGCAACCTAATAGGTAGTGGTTGGGAAGGAAATCCTGGTAGAGCCTGGCAAGGTGTTCATCAAAGATTTGATTACAATAATTCAGTACATGGAAACCTAATAGGTCGTGATTCGAGAGGTTCACAACAACATAGTAAGTTATGGTTATCTAAAGACaacttattatcataatatttatttttcactaatttcaatatattttataggcataAACTTAGGTGCAAATCAAAGTTATGGgcttcaacatttttattgtacaaCTAACAATCGCGCTACACCTTATGGAAAttcaagtaattttatttaatatatttatttgggtgttcattacatatttaattacaacccttaattttaccatttttctttatttaggAGCTAATTATCTAAGAGGTGGTTATGCTGGCAATGGCCAATATCCTGGTCGTCAGTTGTACTACATACAATAAAGGTAAACAAGTTAAATCTGTATTACCAAAAATTGgaccttaaataataataaaatgttgatatatttttaggattctaatttaaattaagatttatttttttttattattattaaatagccagagttatttgaaatacattctCAGCATTGTCTACTACAGCttcagtttatttaatttatctaagaagtacaataattatgtgttttgtATTGGATggtaatatacttttttatatttctcaaCTAtatctttttgtattttttaattgaagcttaccttagtatttattttattaaatggacTTATTTAATagcatagttatattttttcttccataaggataaaaataaaagatatattattatactgatccaggcatttgtataatatgttttacattcaattataattatatcaatgacTGTGTGTTATgcggtttatttaatttattttatctaggtACTCTGTTTTGTGCTTATAGAGTTCAAGAATATATGtactttgaaattatttaaaacttcttcATTGCTTTCAATAATGAAgcttagttaaatataaaatatctattacctagtaaataaattaacatttacataaaataatatattatattatattatattatagtaatatattgttgataatttCTTCAGTGtccattatatttaaaaatcaaaattttacctACTAGTACACTGTAGTTataaactatagtctataattctTGTCTGTCTAAAAGTAGAAAGGAAAATTAAAgttccataatatataatatttattcccatattttatatttttatttagtaagtatgttcccccctccccccccccaaaaaaaaaacggttttaagTAAGTCACTTTGTAGGGTAGAATATTAAATACCCAAAATGcagatatattgtatattgtactgACGAGTAAAAATTAAGATTGCAAAATGCAGATACTTTGTAAGGTCAAGTAAAACTTTAGATTGTAAATTGCAACactttgtacaattatttacataaagtaAAGATCGGTGGCCAGTTTAGGTAACCATAGGTAGGGGAGAACGGACCAAGTTTACTTAAGGTTTGATTAATTATCCTGCTACAAACAATGGTTAGATTATACTGAATTTTTTACAGGTAATACATAGTTTACTAAGagtaaatggtaattttttgGTTTCATAACATGTTAACTACGGATGTATTTTTGCATTTTCAGCCAATgaatatgataaaagtaaaaacaagtcttctaaaaaaaaaaaataaagacacTGCTCttaatgtatgtatacatatttaaaaacatatgtttaatctactgtaaataattataaaataacatttagccACATGTAGGgaatatcaaacaatttattttaaatgtatattggaCTCCGAATTGTGTCAAACACGTTGCTGATTGATCCTCATGTCGTTAAACAGCGTTAGTATGCATTCAAAGTATTAATATTCAGtacttaatgttttaataataatttatgcaagtttgtcaacaatataatattatattacgtttttacataggtaccaactattaataatatctttaatttactttaaaatataaaatatataaactaatgtATACATTTCATCAAACTTTTTGttcaatttctaaaaaaatatgttatcatatGGTTTCAActtctatttcatatttgatattattaatatgaagaTTTATTATCACAATGGATAGTGTTTAAAGCAcccaacataatttatttaaataaaaattaaataaaacgccATCCTAAAAAAATTCTTGGATATATGTCTGGTTAATCATAAATgctataaattaatgattaatttctTTGTAACAcaagataacatattttattacaagctTGAATATTAGGT
It contains:
- the LOC100160789 gene encoding heterogeneous nuclear ribonucleoprotein A1-like yields the protein MAVIVLVTEVGYLEPVQTRKLFIGGLDYSATEDSLRNTFEVWGEIVDVVVIKDPITKRSRGFGFVIYSKSSMVDRAMSNGPHNVNGRNVETKRAVSRDDIDKPNSKIAVKKMFIYGIKEQSEINLVEYFKKFGNIIHIKIVTAKNSGERKGYGFIEYDNTISVDQATRIKSHLVAGRKLEVSKAFTQTDISGYRSGRYSGNGDNGVNRSSRRVNSRYGKWRGYHNSYGINRTRGGYGSVGGGDGYIGSAGVYNSNPGRAWQDVHQRLDYNNIVHGNLIGSGWEGNPGRAWQGVHQRLGYNNPVHGNLIGSGWEGNPGRAWQGVHQRFDYNNSVHGNLIGRDSRGSQQHSINLGANQSYGLQHFYCTTNNRATPYGNSRANYLRGGYAGNGQYPGRQLYYIQ